The nucleotide sequence CCCGAATATGACCGGCCTTGGGTTCCGACACCTGCCGCCGAAGACCTGGAAATGGTGCCGGAAATCGACCCCATCGACGGTCTGAAATCGCTGTTGGCCAGCCCGAACTACGCGGCGAAACAGTGGGTCTATGAACAATACGACCACATGGTGATGGCTGATACCGTTCGTGCACCGGGCATTGGCGCGGGCATCGTGCGGGTCCATGGCACAGATAAAGCTTTGGCCTTCACATCGGACGTGACGCCCCGCTACGTGCGCGCCAACCCGACCGAGGGTGGCAAGCAGGCCGTGGCAGAGGCCTATCGCAATTTGTCCGCTGTCGGTGCGACACCGCTGGCAACAACCGACAACCTGAATTTCGGCAATCCCGAGAAGCCCGAGATCATGGGCCAGTTCGTCGGCGCCATCAAGGGGATTGGCGAGGCCTGCTCCGCGCTCGACATGCCCATCGTGTCCGGCAATGTCAGCCTGTACAATGAAACGGACGGCGAGCCGATCCTGCCGACCCCGACCATAGGCGCTGTCGGCCTGCTGGCGTCACTTGACGACCTGATCGCGGGTGCACCAGAAGACGGCGATATGCTGCTGTTACTAGGTGGCCCCGGCACGCATTTGGGGCAATCGGCGCTTCTGGCCGAAGCGTTCAACCGCGAAGATGGCGACGCGCCCCATGTCGATCTGGAGCGTGAAAGACGCAACGGTGAATTTCTACGCGACAACCGCAGATGGATCACGGCGGCGACAGATCTGGCGGATGGAGGACTTGCAATCGCCGCGTTCGAGATGGCAGAGGCCGCTGGCGTCGGCGTGACCATCGACGAAGGCGACACAGCCGCGTTCTTCGGTGAAGATCAGGGACGCTACCTGATCGCATGCTCCTTCGATTCGGCCGAAGCGCTGATGATCGCTGCAGGTCAGGCCGGGGTAGAGATTGCGCATGTGGGCCGTTTCGGGGGCGACACCGTCAAATTTGCCGGTTCGGAGGCCACGCTGGACGAACTGCGCACGCTATTCCGCAGCAGCTTTGCTGACGCCATCGCCTGATCTGATACCCCGCCACTTGCAGCGCGGGGTGGCTGGCTCTAGATTCTATCCGTAAAGACAAAGGATACCTCTCGATGCCTATGCAAGCCGAGGAAATCGAAGTTCTGTTGAAAGAGAGCTTCCCGGATGCCCGCATAACGATCACCGATCTTGCCGGGGACGGAAACCACTACGCCGCCGAGATCATTGACGAAAGCTTTCGAGGTCAGAACCGCGTGCAGCAGCAACGCGCTGTATATGCCGCGCTGAAGGGCAAGATGGACGGCAATCACGGTGACTTGCACGCACTGGCGCTGACGACCAAAGCGCCCGACTGATTCACTAATTCAGGAAGGACAATTCCATGAACGCAGAAACCCAGATCAAGGACACGATCACCGCACATGACGTGGTGCTGTTCATGAAGGGAACGAAATCCATGCCCCAATGCGGCTTTTCCAGCCGTGTTGCCGGTGTGCTGAACTATATGGGCGTCGAGTACCAGGACGTGAACGTTCTGGAAGACGACGCCATCCGTCAGGGGATCAAAGATTTCTCCGACTGGCCGACGATCCCGCAACTATACGTCAAAGGCGAATTTGTCGGCGGCTGCGATATCATCACCGAGATGACCCTGTCAGGTGAATTGGATCAACTGTTTGCGGATAGCGCCATCACGTTTGACAAGGACGCCGCCAATAAGATCCGCGAAGCCAACGGCTGACACGCAAAGAAAGTATTAACGTGAAAAACGCGCCGCAAAGTGGCGCGTTTTCGGTCAACCGGCCAATGAATGCGGGTATGTTTGCGCCGACGCAAAAGACTTAACACCCCTACTCCAGAAATCAGCAGCGGCAGTCCAGCGGGCACAGGAACCCTAGGCAACTCAGCTAGAGCAACTACATCGTTCGGTCTACTGACGGCGTAAGTCCAGTTTTGTCGAAGAAGCCAAATCCCACTTCAGTCCCCTTCGAAACACCCCTACTCTGCGCTGGAGCAACTTCCCCAACGGCCCGCCCCGGAACCTTCTGCCGCGCGTAGCGAGAGTTTTCCGGCTTCTTCTCCGCTCCCCAACGTTGGGCCGCCGGGATCTGGAGCTTTCCAGCTGTCTCACGATGACGAGCTGGTGACGCCATCGGGATAATGCATGTCAATCGGAACGTTGTATCCGATCGCGCTGTGGGGTCGGTCTTCGTTGTAGTGTCTACGCCAATCTTCCAGCTTTTCGCGGGCGTCTGCAAGGCTCATGAACCAGTGTGCGTTCAGGCACTCTGGGGCCTTTCACGCGTTCGACGCACATTTCGTTTCCCTCACTCTACCACGGGACCGGATTGCCACTGCGTCGGTTAAAAGAGTTTGAAATGCGGCCCTTGTTAAAACGGGGCATTTTCCTATATTTCATCGAAATCCCCCATCGCTTTGGATGACTCGTGCCATGACGCCGCCGCTTAATTCGCTTGGCTTTGCCAAATCTCCCGCCGACACCCGTGTCGTCGTCGCCATGTCTGGCGGCGTGGACAGCTCAGTCGTGGCCGCGCAATTGGCTGAGGAAGGCTATGACGTGGTGGGCGTAACCTTGCAACTCTACGATCACGGTGCAGCACTCGCCAAGAAAGGCGCGTGCTGCGCGGGACGCGACATCCATGACGCGCGCCGCGTGGCCGAGGAAATGGGTTTTCCGCACTATGTGCTCGATTACGAGAACATGTTCCGCGAAGCCGTGATCGATGAGTTTGCCGACAGCTATCTCGCAGGCGCCACACCCGTTCCATGTATCCGCTGTAATGAACGTGTCAAATTCCGCGACCTACTGGAAACGGCGAAGGATCTGGAAGCTGACTGCATGGCGACAGGACATTACATTCAACGCAAAACGGGCCCCACCGGGCCAGAACTTCACGCGGCCGCCGATGCCACGCGCGACCAAAGCTATTTCCTGTTCTCCACGACGGCAGAACAACTGTCCTATCTGCGTTTCCCTTTGGGGCATCTGCATTCCAAGGACGAGACCCGCAAGCTGGCCGCGCGTTACGGCCTGCCCGTCGCGGACAAGCCCGATAGCCAGGATATCTGCTTCGTCCCGAACGGCAATTACGCCAGCGTCATCGAAAAACTGCGTCCCGGCGCGGCTGATCCAGGCGAGATCGTCGATATGGATGGGAATGTTCTGGGCGAGCATCGTGGAGTAATCCACTACACCATCGGGCAGCGTCGCGGGCTTGGTATCGGCGGGCTGGCTGATCCTCTTTATGTGGTCAAGCTGGACCCGGATAGCCGCCGCGTGGTCGTCGGGCCGAAGGAAGCCTTGTCCACGCGCACCGTTCCCGTGCGCGAAATCAACTGGCTTGGCGATGGCAACCTGATGTCGCGCGACAGTTGGGAGGTCGAGGTCAAGGTACGCTCCACCCGTCCGCCCCGCCCTGCGATTATCCATCCCATCAGTGCCACGGAAGCAGAAGTGGAACTGGTAACGGCCGAAGAAGGTGTCAGCCCTGGTCAAGCTTGCGTCTTCTACATGCCCGATTCCAGCCGAGTGCTAGGTGGTGGCTGGATTTGGCGCGGGCATTAAAACCGCCTTCTTGCATTCATGCAATTTTTGCATTGGCAGTCGCGATAAACGCTATATGATCGCGACATGCAGAGAACACGCAAGAAAACACGCCCCGGTCAGACAGATATTGCAAACGCGCTCGGCGTGTCCGTCAGCACCGTCTCAAGAGCACTCGCTGACTCCCCTGCGATCAACGATGATATCAAGCGGCAGGTTTACGAAGTCGCACTGAAAATCGGCTATCCGGTCAAGGCGCACACCGTCGTCGAAAGACTCGATCAGATCGTCGTGCTGACCTCCGTCGCGGGCTTTAACGACACCCGGTCCTCAATCTATTACGGTCTACTCGAAGGCATCAAGACCGCCGCGACGCGATCCGGGACAGTTGTATCCACTTCCATCACGCAGTCGCGCACGCCACTGCCGGCCGACCTGCGCAACAAGTTGGGGCCAAAAACAGGCTGCGTGTTTCTTGGCATTACCCCGTCACCGGACGTCGCGCAGTATCTGCATGATCAGAGAATTCCTGCCTTGGTGTGCAATGGTGTAGATGAAGAACTTTTGATCGATTCCATATCACCCGCGAACTATAGCGGGGGTCGCCTGATGGCGCGCTACTTGATGGATAAGGGGCATAGAAAGTTTCTATATTTCGGCGGCGTACATCGCACGACATTGCGCCGTCGTGCGAGCGGGTTTCGACAATATGTCGAAAAAGAATCCGGGATGGACGGCGCCGAGATCGTCGCGACATATGAACAGCGTGGCCCACTATCAGATGATCTGTTGACTGATTTCACCGATTGGCTGGAACGCAATCGTGGCGACGCGACTGCGCTTTTTTGTTACAATGATGGTGCCGCCGCATGGGCGATCGAGGCCGCAAAAATTCTGGGCATCTCCGTTCCTGATGATCTGTCCATTGCCGGATTCGACGATATGCCCATCGCAGACCTGACCACGCCGGGCCTAACGACCTACAGGATCGACTGGCAGCAGATTGGCCTGCAATGCGTGGCGCTTTTGACCGCCCGTATGGAAAATCCCGAGTCGCCGACTCAGTACCTTCAGGTCGGCGGAACTTTCGTTGAACGCGCGAGTGTTATCACGGCATAACCTACCATTCGGTAACTTTTTTGTCTTCTGCAAGTTTTGCTTGTTGCAATTTATGTCTCATCCATTCTAACTGAGTGCAGTTTTAATACGAGGTCAGGGAATCGTGACAAAGATTGCAATCCTAATGCCGGA is from Qingshengfaniella alkalisoli and encodes:
- a CDS encoding BolA/IbaG family iron-sulfur metabolism protein, whose amino-acid sequence is MPMQAEEIEVLLKESFPDARITITDLAGDGNHYAAEIIDESFRGQNRVQQQRAVYAALKGKMDGNHGDLHALALTTKAPD
- the grxD gene encoding Grx4 family monothiol glutaredoxin; this translates as MNAETQIKDTITAHDVVLFMKGTKSMPQCGFSSRVAGVLNYMGVEYQDVNVLEDDAIRQGIKDFSDWPTIPQLYVKGEFVGGCDIITEMTLSGELDQLFADSAITFDKDAANKIREANG
- a CDS encoding VPLPA-CTERM sorting domain-containing protein; the protein is MPAGLPLLISGVGVLSLLRRRKHTRIHWPVDRKRATLRRVFHVNTFFACQPLASRILLAASLSNVMALSANS
- the mnmA gene encoding tRNA 2-thiouridine(34) synthase MnmA, which gives rise to MTPPLNSLGFAKSPADTRVVVAMSGGVDSSVVAAQLAEEGYDVVGVTLQLYDHGAALAKKGACCAGRDIHDARRVAEEMGFPHYVLDYENMFREAVIDEFADSYLAGATPVPCIRCNERVKFRDLLETAKDLEADCMATGHYIQRKTGPTGPELHAAADATRDQSYFLFSTTAEQLSYLRFPLGHLHSKDETRKLAARYGLPVADKPDSQDICFVPNGNYASVIEKLRPGAADPGEIVDMDGNVLGEHRGVIHYTIGQRRGLGIGGLADPLYVVKLDPDSRRVVVGPKEALSTRTVPVREINWLGDGNLMSRDSWEVEVKVRSTRPPRPAIIHPISATEAEVELVTAEEGVSPGQACVFYMPDSSRVLGGGWIWRGH
- a CDS encoding LacI family DNA-binding transcriptional regulator, which produces MQRTRKKTRPGQTDIANALGVSVSTVSRALADSPAINDDIKRQVYEVALKIGYPVKAHTVVERLDQIVVLTSVAGFNDTRSSIYYGLLEGIKTAATRSGTVVSTSITQSRTPLPADLRNKLGPKTGCVFLGITPSPDVAQYLHDQRIPALVCNGVDEELLIDSISPANYSGGRLMARYLMDKGHRKFLYFGGVHRTTLRRRASGFRQYVEKESGMDGAEIVATYEQRGPLSDDLLTDFTDWLERNRGDATALFCYNDGAAAWAIEAAKILGISVPDDLSIAGFDDMPIADLTTPGLTTYRIDWQQIGLQCVALLTARMENPESPTQYLQVGGTFVERASVITA